Proteins encoded together in one Neobacillus sp. FSL H8-0543 window:
- the cccB gene encoding cytochrome c551 — translation MKKMIYGVVCVVFLSFLSACGGGADEAEQENATTEEQAGDEQKQTTDVAEGEALYKQSCSSCHGGDLVSGGAPDLNKVGSTYSKDEILGIIENGKGNMPAGILTGDDAAAVASWLAEKK, via the coding sequence ATGAAAAAGATGATTTATGGTGTAGTTTGTGTTGTCTTTCTTAGCTTTTTGTCAGCTTGTGGAGGCGGAGCTGATGAAGCAGAACAAGAAAATGCCACTACTGAGGAACAGGCTGGTGATGAGCAAAAGCAAACTACTGATGTAGCTGAAGGAGAAGCCCTATATAAGCAAAGCTGTTCTTCATGCCATGGTGGAGATTTAGTTAGTGGCGGCGCCCCAGATTTGAATAAGGTTGGTTCTACGTATTCAAAAGATGAAATTTTAGGAATTATTGAAAATGGAAAAGGCAATATGCCTGCGGGAATTCTTACAGGAGATGATGCTGCAGCTGTTGCTTCATGGCTTGCTGAGAAAAAATAA